TCCAAGAGAATGACCTGCTAAATAATAATTTTTATCCTTATTATTATCCATAATTTTTTGAGCAGCATTTGAATCAAAGATAGCTAATTTTAGAGGCATTTTTGTAATATATATCTTGAGACCAGTTTGAGATATTTTTTCTGCCAAGGGTAAATAGGCTGCTGCATCAACTCTGGCTCCTGGATAGATAATTAGAGCAGATTTAGTTTTAAGTTCTGTATTTTCAATAACATAATTTCCATTTTCTAAATAAATATTATCACGGTTTAAATATTCTTCTGCCTCTTTAGTTGCACTATAACCCTGACTTAAAAAAATAAATGCAAGTAAGAAAAAGAATATTATACCTGAAATTATAATTTGAATCCATTTATTGCTAAGTTTCTTTTCTATATATTTGAAGTTCATTATATCCCACCTTTAGTATTTTATTATTTTTTAAATCCATCTATAATAATAATTATATAAATTACTCTAAATTCCTTTTAGAACTATGATATTTTTATATTTTTTACTTTATTTTTAAAAAAATTAATCCAAAAATAAAAAAACTTAAAAAAAGACTTGAAAATATTTGCTAAGCAGTGTATAATAATTAATGTTAATATATTAACAAAATCATTACATAAAAAAGGAGGTCGTGGAAATGATTAATAGAAGAGTAGTTGCAGTTGAAAATAAAAAATTATATTTAAAAACAAATAATTGTGCACGGCCTGAATGGGTTTTTTGACATTGAGAAGTTTTATTCAAAAATTAATTATTACTGAAGTAATTAAACCTCAGGTGAGTGCTGCCTGTGGTTATTTTTATTTAAATCACCTTAACTATTTTTTATGTATAGTTTAAAACCACAGGTTGTTGCCTGTGGTTTTTTTAGTAAGAAAGTGAGGTAGAAAAAATGAAAAATCTGAAATTATTA
This sequence is a window from Halanaerobiales bacterium. Protein-coding genes within it:
- a CDS encoding alpha/beta hydrolase, with the translated sequence MNFKYIEKKLSNKWIQIIISGIIFFFLLAFIFLSQGYSATKEAEEYLNRDNIYLENGNYVIENTELKTKSALIIYPGARVDAAAYLPLAEKISQTGLKIYITKMPLKLAIFDSNAAQKIMDNNKDKNYYLAGHSLGGAMAASFAANNKENLSGLILFAAYPGEDTVIKNLPVLSITATNDQIINKEKFEKRKGNLPDDTKYISIEGGNHSQFGSYGFQNKDGKATISREKQFEIIKEEINKFIE